The proteins below are encoded in one region of Metabacillus dongyingensis:
- a CDS encoding Bug family tripartite tricarboxylate transporter substrate binding protein: MFGLKKVSMIMCAGALAFSLGACSSGEKASSGSTGTGYPSKALTVVAPSGAGGGWDLTARSFVKVLSETKLVDQPLTVENKPGGGGAVFMAEYATQDVQNNERLFVNSPPVIINNLKKEGNSPYGYKNTTPLAQLTKDYGAIVVKEDSKYKDLQSLLEDVKKNPGKLTFAGGSAPGSMDHLISILPAYADGVDPTKLRYVSYDGGGEAITALLGNNADVIGTDVSSVKEFLKAGKVRVLATTASERLQGELKDLPTAKEQGIDAEFTIWRGVFGPEKMSDEAYKYWEKTIKNLVESEEWIKEVETQGWEMEYKNGEDFKAFLGEQEKQVQTLLKAVGMSK, encoded by the coding sequence ATGTTCGGATTAAAAAAGGTATCCATGATTATGTGTGCAGGGGCACTTGCTTTTAGCTTAGGTGCCTGCAGCAGCGGAGAGAAAGCTTCTTCGGGCAGTACAGGTACAGGCTATCCATCAAAGGCTTTAACGGTTGTCGCTCCATCAGGTGCCGGAGGAGGATGGGATTTAACAGCGAGGTCGTTCGTGAAGGTGTTAAGTGAAACCAAGCTTGTAGACCAGCCGCTCACCGTAGAAAACAAACCAGGCGGAGGCGGAGCGGTATTCATGGCTGAATATGCCACACAGGATGTGCAAAATAATGAGCGGTTATTTGTCAATTCGCCGCCTGTTATCATCAATAACCTGAAGAAAGAAGGAAACAGTCCTTACGGATATAAAAATACAACTCCTCTTGCTCAATTGACGAAGGATTATGGGGCAATTGTTGTTAAAGAAGATTCAAAATACAAGGATCTGCAATCTTTATTGGAAGATGTGAAAAAAAATCCGGGCAAGCTTACATTTGCCGGCGGATCAGCTCCAGGTTCAATGGATCACCTGATTTCAATTCTTCCAGCTTATGCAGATGGAGTGGATCCGACAAAGTTAAGATATGTTTCCTATGATGGGGGAGGAGAGGCGATTACAGCTCTTCTAGGGAACAATGCTGACGTAATTGGAACTGATGTATCAAGCGTCAAGGAGTTCTTAAAGGCAGGCAAGGTAAGAGTACTTGCTACAACTGCATCCGAACGGCTTCAAGGCGAACTTAAGGATCTTCCAACTGCGAAAGAGCAAGGAATTGACGCAGAATTCACCATTTGGCGAGGAGTTTTTGGCCCAGAGAAAATGTCTGATGAAGCTTATAAATATTGGGAGAAAACAATTAAAAATTTAGTAGAGTCTGAAGAATGGATAAAGGAAGTCGAAACACAGGGATGGGAAATGGAATATAAGAATGGCGAGGACTTTAAAGCATTTTTAGGAGAGCAGGAAAAACAAGTGCAAACCCTGCTTAAGGCTGTTGGAATGTCGAAATAA
- a CDS encoding tripartite tricarboxylate transporter TctB family protein, whose translation MSIKFDRAAAVLFLAVGALFMYGSMQIAESSYGSVVGPNIFPFFLGAILFLLSLRLFYETFHYEKKYGKKEPLQMKAFIIIFLAALLYIAALETIGYVITTFVFLFICFQTMERGKWLKSIVISACFSAGIYYLFVVVLKGTLPSFPVWF comes from the coding sequence ATGTCAATCAAGTTTGACAGGGCAGCAGCCGTTTTGTTTTTAGCGGTGGGAGCGCTCTTTATGTATGGCAGTATGCAGATAGCGGAATCTTCATATGGAAGTGTTGTCGGACCTAATATTTTTCCGTTCTTTCTAGGTGCCATCCTTTTTCTGCTTAGCCTTCGTTTGTTTTATGAAACCTTTCATTACGAGAAAAAATACGGAAAAAAAGAACCTTTGCAGATGAAAGCTTTCATCATTATTTTTCTTGCAGCACTGCTTTACATAGCAGCACTTGAAACAATCGGATATGTTATCACGACATTTGTTTTTCTATTTATATGCTTTCAAACAATGGAGCGCGGAAAATGGTTGAAATCGATTGTAATATCTGCTTGTTTTTCTGCCGGGATCTATTACTTATTTGTTGTTGTTCTAAAAGGAACCCTGCCAAGCTTTCCGGTATGGTTTTAA
- a CDS encoding tripartite tricarboxylate transporter permease: MGTLDYLLQGFQSAFIWYNILFAFAGVLIGTAVGVLPGIGPMSGVALLIPVTASMTGGLPPEQAATSAIILLAGVYYGAMYGGSTTSILLNTPGESSSVVTTLDGYQMAKNGRAGSALSIAAIGSFFAGIVTLIALILLAKPLSSIAIKFGPAEYFSLMLLGIAAVSGLAGKSVTKALIMTITGLLLATIGVDNVSGVARFTFDFPWLYQGIEFLTIAVGLFALGEVFKTILEKEEEDTEIAKINNILPSKEELKESAGPIARGSLLGFFIGILPGAGATLASFFSYIMEKKISKDPSKFGKGAIAGVAAPESANNAASGGAMIPLLTLGIPGSGTTAILMGALMMYNIQPGPLLFEDHPQVAWGLIASMFIGNIMLLALNMPLVKVFAKIIQTPKKYLIPIIIAISIFGVYAVQVSVYDLLLLLACGVLGYFLSKNDYPIAPLVLGLVLGPMIENNMRRALTISNGDYSIFFSRPLSVSFLILTALWLLIPVLMKKRGKDVVINVEG, from the coding sequence ATGGGAACTCTTGATTATCTGCTGCAGGGCTTTCAGTCAGCCTTCATTTGGTATAATATCCTTTTTGCTTTTGCAGGCGTCCTGATTGGAACGGCAGTAGGCGTCCTGCCTGGAATCGGACCAATGAGCGGTGTAGCTCTTTTAATACCGGTCACAGCTTCAATGACTGGGGGGCTGCCGCCGGAACAAGCGGCAACAAGCGCCATTATCCTGCTTGCCGGGGTTTATTACGGAGCTATGTACGGAGGCTCTACAACATCTATTCTATTAAATACACCTGGAGAATCATCTTCTGTTGTTACCACACTTGACGGCTATCAAATGGCGAAGAATGGCAGGGCGGGAAGTGCTCTTTCCATCGCTGCAATCGGATCCTTTTTTGCGGGCATCGTAACACTGATCGCACTTATTTTATTAGCAAAGCCTTTATCCAGCATAGCAATTAAGTTTGGCCCGGCGGAATACTTTTCACTGATGCTGCTTGGTATTGCAGCAGTCAGCGGTCTTGCAGGCAAATCGGTGACAAAAGCACTTATCATGACGATCACAGGCTTATTGCTTGCAACGATTGGAGTGGATAATGTTTCAGGTGTTGCAAGATTTACGTTCGATTTTCCATGGCTTTATCAGGGAATTGAATTTTTAACAATAGCGGTTGGATTGTTTGCATTAGGAGAGGTCTTCAAGACAATCCTTGAAAAAGAAGAGGAAGACACAGAAATTGCTAAAATCAATAATATCTTACCTTCAAAAGAGGAATTGAAGGAATCCGCAGGTCCGATCGCAAGAGGTTCATTATTAGGATTCTTCATTGGAATACTGCCGGGAGCCGGCGCCACATTGGCTTCATTTTTCTCATATATTATGGAAAAGAAAATCAGCAAGGATCCATCTAAGTTCGGTAAAGGTGCAATTGCAGGTGTTGCTGCACCGGAATCTGCCAATAACGCGGCATCCGGCGGTGCGATGATTCCATTATTGACGCTTGGCATTCCGGGATCAGGGACAACTGCGATCCTGATGGGTGCCCTGATGATGTATAACATTCAGCCGGGTCCGCTGCTGTTTGAAGATCATCCTCAAGTTGCGTGGGGGTTAATTGCAAGTATGTTCATTGGAAACATTATGCTTCTCGCTTTAAATATGCCGCTTGTTAAGGTGTTTGCGAAAATTATCCAAACACCGAAAAAGTATTTGATTCCTATTATTATCGCAATTTCGATTTTTGGTGTATATGCAGTGCAGGTATCCGTGTATGACTTACTCCTTCTCCTTGCATGCGGCGTTCTCGGCTACTTTTTATCCAAGAATGATTACCCGATTGCTCCACTGGTATTAGGCTTGGTATTAGGCCCGATGATTGAAAACAATATGAGAAGAGCGCTTACCATTTCAAATGGAGACTACAGCATTTTCTTCTCGCGTCCCCTTTCAGTATCATTCTTAATACTTACGGCGCTTTGGCTTCTGATTCCTGTTTTAATGAAAAAACGGGGAAAGGATGTAGTCATAAACGTAGAGGGCTAA
- a CDS encoding ATP-binding protein, protein MRLHAKLMIGISLVVVLMAGIFELTFKSIMENNLKKDKGMQALSVAETIAYMPEIAEAFLTENPSEIIQPIAEKIRKEVGAEFIVVGNLNEIRYSHPDADRLGEKMVGGDNEEVFKGRTVISESVGTLGPSLRGKAPIFGQNDNVIGVVSVGFLQEDIEKELTNLENKILFSTIVILIGGIISALLISLNIKKAIFGLEPREIAWMYQEKHAILESIHEGIIAIDTDGKITVVNENAHKILEIPNEILLRGKRIEEIIKDTHLLQVVDSGQAEYDQEFIILEDVFVVNRIPIFDKRGEVIGAVASFRNKSELSQVLKELSHVKAYAEGLRAQTHEYSNKLYTLLGLIQLGSYKEAIEFISTEVNVTQGFIGFIMREIPDPILAGFILGKISLASELKIHFSIDEESSFKDVPDSLNRDALITIFGNLLNNAFEAVREKEDGDKKVSLFLTDLGKELIIEVEDNGPGIDEEHFESIFQQGFSTKSRDKNAGIGLSLVRQALKKVGGTITFSSKKGEGTAFTVAIPKSRRYDDESSH, encoded by the coding sequence ATGCGTTTACATGCTAAGCTGATGATTGGGATAAGTCTTGTGGTAGTCCTGATGGCAGGTATATTTGAACTAACCTTTAAGTCCATCATGGAGAACAATTTGAAGAAAGATAAGGGTATGCAGGCGCTGTCTGTTGCAGAGACAATCGCATATATGCCTGAGATCGCGGAAGCCTTCTTAACGGAAAATCCGTCTGAAATCATTCAGCCGATCGCAGAGAAAATCCGCAAAGAGGTGGGAGCGGAATTTATCGTCGTAGGAAACCTTAATGAAATCAGGTATTCACATCCTGATGCTGATCGTTTGGGCGAAAAAATGGTTGGCGGAGATAATGAAGAAGTATTCAAAGGGAGAACCGTTATTTCTGAATCTGTCGGTACCCTTGGACCATCTCTTAGAGGAAAAGCACCCATATTCGGTCAGAATGATAATGTAATTGGAGTCGTTTCTGTCGGATTTCTTCAGGAGGATATTGAAAAAGAACTGACAAACCTTGAAAACAAAATCTTATTTTCTACAATTGTTATCTTAATAGGCGGGATTATTTCAGCGTTATTAATCTCATTAAACATTAAAAAAGCAATCTTTGGCCTTGAACCGCGTGAGATTGCCTGGATGTATCAGGAAAAACACGCCATATTGGAATCTATACATGAAGGGATCATTGCCATTGATACCGACGGGAAAATCACGGTTGTGAATGAAAATGCCCATAAAATCCTGGAGATTCCAAATGAGATTCTTTTAAGGGGAAAGCGGATCGAAGAGATCATTAAAGACACCCATCTGCTGCAGGTTGTTGATTCCGGACAAGCTGAATATGATCAGGAATTCATCATTCTTGAGGATGTTTTTGTCGTAAACCGCATCCCTATTTTTGATAAAAGAGGAGAAGTTATAGGCGCTGTAGCGAGTTTCCGGAATAAATCTGAACTGTCACAGGTGCTGAAGGAACTGTCACACGTCAAAGCATATGCAGAGGGGTTAAGAGCGCAGACACATGAATATTCGAACAAGCTCTACACCTTGCTCGGACTCATCCAATTAGGGTCTTACAAAGAAGCGATTGAGTTTATTTCGACAGAAGTAAATGTTACGCAGGGATTTATTGGCTTCATCATGAGGGAAATTCCCGATCCTATTCTTGCGGGATTTATATTAGGAAAAATCAGTCTTGCAAGCGAATTAAAAATCCATTTTTCCATAGATGAGGAAAGCAGCTTTAAGGATGTTCCGGACTCATTGAATCGTGATGCTTTAATAACCATTTTCGGCAATCTGCTGAATAATGCCTTTGAAGCTGTCAGAGAAAAAGAAGACGGAGATAAAAAGGTATCGCTCTTTTTAACTGATCTGGGCAAAGAATTGATTATTGAAGTTGAAGACAATGGACCAGGTATAGATGAGGAGCATTTCGAGAGCATTTTTCAGCAGGGGTTCTCTACAAAGAGCAGGGACAAAAATGCAGGAATCGGTCTGAGCCTTGTCCGGCAGGCTTTGAAAAAAGTAGGAGGAACGATCACTTTTTCATCGAAGAAAGGAGAAGGAACAGCGTTTACTGTAGCCATTCCAAAAAGCAGGAGGTATGATGATGAATCAAGCCATTGA
- a CDS encoding response regulator: MNQAIEVLIIEDDLRIAEIQRRFLEQIEGFHTIGIAANYAEAKNLIDILKPDLILLDVYFPDMNGCDLLKEIKQLDKQTDVIMITAAREIETVQEAITIGVFDFIIKPVVFERFKQSLKRYEEHYRKLKAIRLENKIMGQEEVDRLLYKVHEISEKPLLPKGIDKLTLIKVMEVLDAGQGLTAETVAKQIGVSRTTARRYLEHLISQEKIAADLSYGTIGRPERVYVLK, translated from the coding sequence ATGAATCAAGCCATTGAGGTGCTGATCATTGAAGACGATTTAAGAATTGCCGAGATTCAAAGAAGATTTCTTGAACAGATAGAGGGGTTTCACACCATTGGCATAGCTGCTAATTATGCTGAGGCAAAAAACTTGATTGATATATTAAAACCGGATTTAATTTTACTTGATGTGTATTTTCCTGATATGAACGGATGCGATCTTTTAAAGGAAATCAAGCAGCTTGATAAGCAAACGGATGTCATTATGATAACAGCTGCGCGGGAAATTGAGACGGTGCAGGAAGCCATAACAATCGGAGTGTTTGATTTTATTATCAAGCCTGTTGTTTTTGAACGGTTCAAGCAGTCCTTAAAAAGATACGAAGAACATTACCGCAAACTTAAAGCAATCAGATTGGAAAACAAAATCATGGGTCAGGAAGAAGTCGACAGACTTCTTTATAAGGTGCATGAAATTTCTGAGAAGCCCCTGCTGCCAAAAGGGATCGATAAACTGACGCTGATTAAGGTCATGGAAGTGCTGGATGCGGGACAGGGATTAACGGCTGAAACAGTAGCGAAGCAAATCGGTGTGAGCCGGACAACTGCAAGGAGATATTTGGAACACCTCATCTCCCAGGAGAAAATTGCGGCTGATTTATCCTATGGAACAATTGGAAGACCAGAACGTGTTTATGTACTTAAATAA